The nucleotide window tgcccccgctagtagagactttgacaagattcgcctcgcgaggactttatgagacgtgcactatgggcgacatgcccctagtaatcataggccaaagacaatatcccatgttggttgggaagtagcttcagatctatttggatgcatgcccctaatTATTTTGGCgcccttgagagattcttcgaatcttgacttgattgccccagattgatttgggcaaagcgtgccatgccccttgtatacgtaggagacattgcttctcggagtaatcttgtctgtcgggataacttccagtcattagttgtaccctgtgcaaattctttctgttgctaacatttgaaattatgtagcagaatatgtttaataatgaattcatgagatgcaatgcatacgtctgtcttgagttttttgaaaacattaaaacatgagacgtaaaagcgtgatatttgtaaaaacgtggtgtttgtaaaaaaaatgaaataccaactcagcatttgtggtgaaccttaaggagtcgggatacctttgttacgacagtatgcttttgaactaaccatgcttcagttaggactttcaagggttgtagcgtggcttggttcacggtttaagaaacaaagggtaaaggttcaaaatttgattgtacccacccctcttcgtgatgatcttcagtcctaaactcagttaatttcaacttatgcattcaggttccaagagacttttggatttgcacctttgataatgacgatggttcacaaacaaagagaaatttttgagatggcagtcacttcttccttttggtagtcacaacattgtgttgttcaggaatttattgacttttcttctttcatctttttgatatccttaacttttgcctaaactgtctattttgagcatacagtcagcgggacgccttgatttttgcctaagtcttctttttgatttttgacttagcaggcttttctttgtatatatgttttttcattcatttttttctttgaaagacattgactgccttgcttaatgattgatgaagcattattggcttttgattggcacctcccatacttctttgatgtgtgcggatgaacgctggtgattgaaacctttgttgaaaggtgtactgaatgattctcttaaaatagaatgcacagacaaattaactgagaactaccctgccccaggttatgatcaagggtttaaattagtacaagaaagaaacttctacttcttaggctcaaaggggttgacgagggattaacatccttatatcttcattgtttaggaattgaaacaatgcctgtacatcgtcagcatagtccgctcaaaagcatactgtatgaggttgcgatatcgttctcgtcatcctcccttaaaaggcttacagcttagcagaaattgagtatcacaaaacatatgcaaagtaaagacataattaaaaatgagtggtAACGAAATAgtttattcaagacaaaacatatgcaatgcactaatgattattattaagacagataatgtctatcataagtcgaatgtttaaacaaacagaaaaagaaatttcaaatgaaagtaaatctaatgatctaaaaagttcatccttctaaacattaatcaatcttgtcgtgACTAGGAACGGGAGCGGCGATCACTACAGAAGTCTTGGgatgattgaattcaatttcaccagcgtcgatcaagtcttgaatcttgttcttcaacgccCAGCAGCTATTTGTATCATGGCCAGGGCTATTAGAGTGATATGCGcatctcgcattgggcttatagctagggGCGGAAGTGTTGGGTTTCACAGGAGGATCCCTTGCAATGATCAAGTCTGCTTTCAGtagatgttgtaatgcctgagccagtgacatgttgatctttgtgaactgacgcctaggtgcatctgacttgtgtctttgttgtggaactggtgtagagatcagagttgtccccacagattggtggtGTTccttgcgacctttccgattgtacacatcattagccatatgaggttccttaggtgagttgaagtcaatgatcttgtcgtcaattaaatcttggatcttatgcttcaacggtccacaatcctctgtatcgtgaccaagactatttgaatgataggcacatctcgcatgatacttgtacccaggaaTAGGTttagtaggaaatgaatatggaggtaatagagttatcaagttctgattgagcagttgttgcagaacttgagacagcggcatgggtaacagagaaaatgatcgcttaggcttggatctctgattattttgaccactttgatgcttatgttgattcttctccttctcggtcagaagtgcctttaattcttcttgccccttggccaagtgaaagattatttttcggaactggttattctgagcctgaagatgtttgacagattgttcgagatccatctttcttactgaaataaacagcgtaaagatgaggcatttgtttttatgaaacctgtgatgtaatgttcatgaatgttatgattatgcatatgcaatgttttcaaggaattaaagggacttttaacacatattaaaaaaagagaaaaaagacattattattaattaaattacgaGTTCATAAGGTCATAATTATTTAGTTACATCAGACTGAAAAAGAAATGAATaatgacaaataaaaaaaataaaagtctaaattccaggatttttgtcttcttgacGACGCCTCCTTTTCAGAACCCTGACTTCTTCCTTGTGTGCCTTGATCATTTCCTCTCTTTCTTGAACAAGCCTAGAAATTTCATTTTCCCATGAGTTAATCTGATCCGGGGAAACGAAATCTTCAATTTTCCATTTACGAGAAAAATAGTCAAGTAAAGTCTCTCGCTCTTTAGCATCTTGTGTCAACACTTCTTTTTCAGCTTCAACCTTTCGTAAGCGTCTCTCAAAGTCATCCCTTTCCCTCTTCAGTTGGTTAACAGTTGCAACAAGATCTTCATTTGGAGTAGGAACATACGGCTCGAATGCAATTGGGACAGCAGGAGGAGCTACCCTTGGTACTATGGGCGTATCAGAAGGGTAAGGCATCCCAAATTCCATaactcgatcataaacccattgGAAGTACGGGTCCCATGGCATGTAATTTCTTCTTCCTATATCTTTTGCACCAACTTTCTTTACTTTCGACCAAGCCTTAATGAAGAGATCTCTTTTCTTTGACTTATTTGAATCATAGCTGAAGTATTCTGAACTGAGATACAAGGAACGTGGCTTAtccttcaaagcaaaaccaaactgatgtcgagctagaATAGGATTATACGTTATTCCCCCACGAACGCCAAGAAGCGGTATATTAGGGAATTCCCCACAACTATCAAATAGTAAAGTTCTTTCAAACTTCTTTTGGCACCAAATGACGTTGTAaaaagaaagcttcataattctttgaGACCAAGTTAAGCCTCCTTCATTCTTTCTTACGGAGAGAgctaagtgcgaaataaaccacttatgcaatagCGGAGCACATCCAAggacacaacctttccttttcAATACTCGGAAGTGAATAGAATGTAACAAATCACCAAGTAAAGTAGGAACGGGATTCTTACTTAGAAATATCTTGATAGCAGTCACATCAACAATTTTGTCATAATGGAAGAATAGAACTTGTCCATAGATTAAAAGAGACAAAACAGCTTCCAAAGCATCCATACTTGAAGCCTTAGCAAAAATCTCCGCTTTTTCGTAGAGGAAATCAAGGGGTAATCCAGAGTACTCTTTCTTACTAATCCAAGCTTTATCAATCTCAGATCTTGGCAAGTGTAGGGCAGCAGCGATGACTTCCAActtaggatcttcttctttaccagtataaGGGATTTGGTTGAGCACAGGGAGCCCCAGCAAGtgtgagaattcttccaaagatggtaccaactgaaaatctctataagtgaagcaatgtagtaacggatcatagaattgaatcATGATGTTGAAAAGAACCTCATCCACATTAGTTCGTACTAAACCGATAAGTATGTTGAGAGACTCACTGAATCTGAGAGAACCAGAAATGTTATCGCAGAAAACCTTTAATGgagtaggtactttcttgaaattgaggaagaacggtttacggcctttggtttccatattcaaacaacctacaaaacaaTATACGGTTAAAAATCCCCAAAtccttgaaatgggttagccatgccatgtatgaatgatgcatgtatgcatgatgcacaaacacaaataagtccacacaaatcacacaatttccttaggcttggcttgcatggagttttaaatcatgtgagatacccttcccaaaggtgtttctaaggatgaagatgatatccgcaacgggttctaccgagttacccagaattgtcagccctcctaaagcaccctcgaacatgatacatacataccatgcaatgatactttgagaatgaacctatctgagttgtagtatcgggtagcgactatgctctcaacatacatcaagagtagtccccccactacgttcctaaaagtcaagatgggttaaaggtaactaaaggtccttaagctccgactcacccacagacatccgcacgaacctccctcatacaagagaagcatgcaaacacccatagaggcctaacttaagcgtgaactctcatattgaccaatcctccacatacatgaaggaggtcgccatgactatgccacttcctatcttagatgtacttgaatccgggtgtaggattcgtccttcagttaattcccaaaacgcccctgaaaaataaaacaaacaaagaaaacaatagaaaacatttaaagtgttcctaaacttttaaggtaacccctcttttataagaaaattctccctagcagagtcgccagttctgtaatacggtgaactgactttattcgaaatgtcgcggttaagcatgagtcgccaccgacttttattttatccaaattaatcagaaaggcttaaagaacaggaaaaaccttttaaataaaaaataggattcggggggtaattatgcaaagggaaggtgtaaggcaccctttgcatccatggttttccatgggctcttaattgctttgctctttgttttcagaaatgtagaagaagagaatacggactttagctcgtaaatgagcgtagccatattgaaggtttatgagaaagaatatgaacaagtttttagagcaaggcaaagcaattaggggcaattacctggttagatgaaaaatgttcttttagcctttcagggtgaaagggtctatccatgccataagaggacaggaagcctttcatttggaggttgaaggatcATTGAGAGTtggttcgccataagactgtcccatgccatagagaggcaggtagtctaagggaagaatcagaatagcctttcgtaggcagccagaggatacctcagccttttcgtaggcaactt belongs to Vicia villosa cultivar HV-30 ecotype Madison, WI unplaced genomic scaffold, Vvil1.0 ctg.003036F_1_1, whole genome shotgun sequence and includes:
- the LOC131640304 gene encoding uncharacterized protein LOC131640304, translating into MGRRFKGPLKKVKEAKIPKDDEEEDDDASIKIDAKSNAAFAKQDDEEGDYYYEEEYPEERFKFSHLLGLPVLNQIPYTGKEEDPKLEVIAAALHLPRSEIDKAWISKKEYSGLPLDFLYEKAEIFAKASSMDALEAVLSLLIYGQVLFFHYDKIVDVTAIKIFLSKNPVPTLLGDLLHSIHFRVLKRKGCVLGCAPLLHKWFISHLALSVRKNEGGLTWSQRIMKLSFYNVIWCQKKFERTLLFDSCGEFPNIPLLGVRGGITYNPILARHQFGFALKDKPRSLYLSSEYFSYDSNKSKKRDLFIKAWSKVKKVGAKDIGRRNYMPWDPYFQWVYDRVMEFGMPYPSDTPIVPRVAPPAVPIAFEPYVPTPNEDLVATVNQLKRERDDFERRLRKVEAEKEVLTQDAKERETLLDYFSRKWKIEDFVSPDQINSWENEISRLVQEREEMIKAHKEEVRSDVTK